The Enterococcus sp. 7F3_DIV0205 genome has a window encoding:
- the budA gene encoding acetolactate decarboxylase: MTKEAVLYQHGTLGALMAGLMDGTETIANILKRGDFGIGTLSGLDGELIILNGKAYQGREDGALIVIDEQQETPYAAVTTFKPVITFSVNKIVSNFDINRLVREHLKSENLFHAIKIHGQFKKVHIRAMPKQEKPYKRLVEVSKEQPEFIKEDLAGTVVGFFTPELFQGVAAADFHLHFIDDEQTFGGHLMDFELESGIVEIEPMDSLLQHFPKNDETFIHTAIDYADLDKEIQEAE, encoded by the coding sequence ATGACAAAAGAAGCAGTCTTATATCAGCACGGGACATTGGGAGCTTTAATGGCAGGCTTGATGGATGGTACTGAAACAATTGCTAATATTTTGAAAAGAGGTGATTTTGGCATTGGCACATTATCTGGTCTAGATGGCGAATTGATTATTTTAAATGGGAAAGCCTATCAAGGCAGAGAAGATGGCGCGCTGATTGTGATAGATGAGCAACAGGAAACGCCATATGCTGCCGTGACTACTTTTAAACCGGTCATTACTTTTTCGGTGAACAAGATTGTATCTAATTTTGATATCAATAGATTGGTCCGTGAGCATTTGAAGAGTGAAAATCTTTTTCATGCAATCAAAATTCATGGTCAGTTCAAAAAAGTCCATATTCGCGCGATGCCTAAGCAAGAAAAACCTTATAAACGTTTAGTTGAAGTGTCCAAAGAACAACCTGAATTTATTAAAGAAGATTTGGCAGGAACTGTTGTGGGCTTTTTTACACCTGAATTATTTCAAGGTGTTGCAGCGGCAGATTTTCATTTACATTTTATTGATGATGAGCAGACTTTTGGTGGACATTTAATGGATTTTGAGTTGGAGTCTGGGATAGTTGAAATTGAACCAATGGATTCCTTGTTGCAGCATTTTCCTAAAAATGATGAAACGTTTATTCACACAGCGATTGACTACGCTGATCTAGACAAAGAAATTCAAGAAGCAGAATAG
- the rnhC gene encoding ribonuclease HIII: protein MSQIQVIKVTKENIKKMKSFYERNLLNRNVPYSEFVAKVGNITITAYTSGKVMFQGPDAQNAAAKWGNPTQSKGTNSTTSKKANTLPANFSQLSVLGSDEVGNGSYFGPVTVCAAYVDKTMVTKLKALGVRDSKELTDPQIIELSKVIKELIPYRLLIVEPEKYNQIQPKYNAVHMKVALHNQAIHLLLNEIAPIKPEAILIDQFTPEANYRKYVRSEQNQVSEKLYFITKGEQYHVAVAAASIISRAAFLEELDKESKELGMKVPSGAGTVSDKIAAKVLAKGGMELLSKYVKLHFANTEKAKKIAAK from the coding sequence ATGTCTCAAATACAAGTAATCAAAGTGACCAAAGAGAATATAAAAAAAATGAAGTCCTTTTACGAGAGAAATCTTTTGAATAGGAACGTACCTTATTCTGAATTCGTTGCGAAAGTTGGCAATATAACGATCACGGCCTACACTTCTGGTAAAGTCATGTTTCAGGGGCCTGATGCGCAAAACGCTGCTGCTAAATGGGGAAACCCGACCCAGAGCAAAGGAACAAACTCTACCACTTCAAAGAAGGCGAACACACTTCCAGCTAATTTCAGCCAACTTTCTGTCTTAGGCAGCGATGAAGTCGGCAATGGTAGTTATTTCGGTCCAGTGACAGTTTGCGCAGCCTATGTTGATAAAACAATGGTCACAAAATTGAAAGCTCTTGGTGTAAGAGATTCGAAGGAACTTACCGATCCTCAAATCATAGAACTTTCAAAAGTCATCAAAGAATTGATTCCATATAGATTACTAATTGTTGAACCAGAAAAATACAATCAGATTCAACCTAAGTACAATGCTGTTCATATGAAAGTCGCACTTCATAATCAAGCAATCCATTTACTATTAAATGAGATCGCACCAATCAAACCCGAAGCGATTTTAATCGATCAGTTTACACCTGAAGCAAACTACAGAAAATATGTACGAAGTGAGCAAAATCAGGTCAGTGAAAAGTTGTACTTTATCACGAAAGGTGAACAATACCACGTAGCAGTTGCTGCAGCTTCAATTATTAGTCGCGCGGCCTTTTTGGAAGAATTAGATAAAGAGTCTAAAGAATTAGGCATGAAGGTCCCTTCTGGGGCTGGAACTGTTTCCGATAAAATTGCTGCTAAAGTTTTAGCTAAAGGTGGAATGGAATTATTAAGTAAATACGTAAAACTTCATTTTGCAAATACGGAAAAAGCAAAAAAAATAGCCGCTAAATAG